From the genome of Setaria viridis chromosome 1, Setaria_viridis_v4.0, whole genome shotgun sequence:
GTTAAATTTCATCTATCAACTTACGGAGTAGATTGTTAAATTTAGTTCCATATCGAAAACTGATGAGAGGATCGGGAAGCGCAACATATGAGAGGATCGTGCTAATGTTGTAGGTTGAGTTAGACCCGATACCTTGATTCATTTTGGCTCCACGGACTTGAGTGTGGTGGGATGCTAGCTCATGGCCGGAATATACTGCACATACTAACAAGATTTTAAGATTTACAAGCTTTTTGCTGGAGAGAGCACCGAAGCAGGGCCCATGCATATACAGGAATAAAACTGTTTAGGCCTGTCCAGAATGCAAACATTTCTTGGTGATTACTCTACCTAGAAATTGACTTGTTTCCGTCCATATATATAATTGCAGAAAAGTTCTATTAAATTCTAATTGCACATGTGTTCTTTCGATTCGTGGCATGAATGTAATATCAACATATACTATTTGGTGAAGAAGTAATATCATCAGATTGTACGTGGAAGTTAAGGCAAATTTGCAGACGAACTCAAGGGTAAAGGCCATGTCTTGTCCTAAACACTATGCATGCATTCACAGAGGGAGAGTTCTTGTGTAAGGACTAATTACTTCGAGCTCCGCCAGACAACTTCTTCATGGACAAGCAAGTGATTCTTATCTGTATCAAGACTCAATGTAAGAAGAGCTAGATAACCAAGAAACACAACTAATACATGCATGCAGCCATGCACCATAAACCCCAAATTAGTAAATTAACACACATACACATAATGTACATTtaccaaaaggaaaaaatattaaTACACCTGCACCTGCATATCCCATTCAGTAAAAGTCCACCACTAGCTATAGCTAAAGTACTGTAACacagtaaaaagaaaaaggctaGGTAGTAGCTAGCTACTGTGGTGCAACAAACCTAGCTAGGCGTTGTTCCTTTCTCTCACGTCATGCATCTCATAATGCAGCGACGCTATAGACTTTTCCTCCTCCTTTAACGTACGTGTGCGTTTGCACGCATCGCACTAGATGAAGTCCACCTCGAAGAAACCGTTGCAGCCGCCGTTCTGCTGATCATCTGACGCCGACGAGCACGACAAgatgttgccgccgccgccgtcgagctggTTCTgagcctgctgctgcatcacAAGTGAGGTCATGAAGCGGCGATGCTCTTCGTCGTCGTCACGGCGGCCTTGCACCTGCCGCATCAGCATGGAGTCCAgaccgccgtcgtcgtccttgtcGTCGTGCAGCGGCAGCGCGGCCAGAGACAGGGACgtcggctccgccgccgcgctgctcggCTGGCCATTGTCCATGGCGTCGAGGCAGCTGACGCCGCTGCCGTTCGGCGAGATGGCCGTCGACTTGGCTGCTGCCGTGGAACCTGCTCGTCGTCGTACATACAATGATGATAGGCACGTCAGCATCCAAAAGGGCTTTGCGAAAGTCTATAATGATCGAAGCAAGCACATTGCGGAATATTTCTGATAACAAGTAGGAGCTGGTTGGGCTTTGCATCTAGCTATATAGTGTAGGAGTAGAGTTGATCCCACACACGTACGTCGAAACTTtggcgccatgcatgcatgagtgCATGTACGTCAGGCCAGAATTCTAGGTGCAGAGATGCATGGCATTTGGTCGAACTAACGTTGTAAAGTGCTTGCACATCGACTGTACTTATAATCATCATAACTTAACATTGTTGTTGCATCTTGCCATGATGTCTTTATGCTGATCGGTGTATGTATCTGTGTTGGTAAAATCATGCATTATTAGATTTGGGCTCTTGAACCTAGAAATTCGATTCAGAGCTCAGATCTAAACCTAAAATGtttcaaattttaaaatatACTTCAAATGGTCCCTGCACAAAGTGCCGTTGATTAATCACCACCTTAATTAGTTTCGATGAGGATTGAGGATTATATATGCAGGATTCATGCTGACATCAGATCGAGCCAGCTTATTAATTAGTTCAGGGCTTCAGGCTTCTTACTCTTGTGATGATCACTGTTGCAGGAGGTGGTGATGCAAGTAGTGTCCGCTCTctttggcggcggcgaggagtaCTTGCCCGCCTGTGCCCCGGCCggcttccggcggcggcggttgtgcTCGGTGAGCCGCTTCCGGCAGCTCCTCTTGGCCTCGTCAAACTCGGCGAGCACATGAAACCTAGCAAAGGCGCCATGAAATAAACAAAGCAATATGTGACTGCAATGTCCGTATACACATGCTGACATGCACGTATAAATAATATATACGCATACGTGCCACGTGCCACGTGTGCATGCGTATATGTGTACGAGAcgactactatacgtatacgtataTGGCCGGCTGCAATGATGAGTGTGTGGTCAATgctgggatgggatgggatgcgCATCATCTGAAACGAAACGATCGCCGGCGTCAGTCGTGAAAGTGAAACAGCGAGCTGACTGCTGACTCGACAGGCTGCAGCCTTTCCCACTGGCCGGTTTCTCCCCCCCACCCCAAGTAACTTTCCTTGGCTCCATGCATGCATTAACTGTTTTGTTGCTAGCTAGCACGGAGCCTGTTTGAAAGAAGCGATCCAGGGAGAAAGAGAGGTGAACAGTGCCGCGCAGGGTAGCAGTATTGGCTGCGTCCATGATTGCaccctgcatgcatgcttgcatgATATCTTGGAAAGGAAGACCACTCTACAGTCTACACTGCATGTCATACGCTAGAGACATCGTGTGTTCAGGACTTCAGGCAGCCATCCCATGCATGCATACGCCACATCAGAGCTAGACCACTCTTTTATTTTCGAAAACAGTAAACACTTTGGACCGAACATGAATTTGACCACATAATCTATCCGAGCCATTTATTTTTGAATCAGTGTTGAGATATATGGGTGAAAAGTACATGTGAGATTAGATAGTGAATTAATGGTTGGATGGAGAGAAATTAAGGAGTGTACGTAGTTTTACATTTTTCACCTTAGAACACAAAATACAGAACACGTGCACTCACTCCTATGAGTATCAATAGGTATATAACTCTTTCATACGAGTTAGCGTGCTTTGCTTAGTTTTTTTATCGCGTGTACTAGCACGTGCTCGATCGTGTATGCAGgtatgcatgtgcatgcagGGGAGGGACGTAGTTAACGTAACGACGTACCTGCTGCACTGCTGGCAGAAGCGCTGCtgcttgccggcggcggcgacggcggcggccttaGCGTGGAACTCGCAGaccttgtggcggcggtggtagtGCTTGGCGGCGGAGAGGTCGGCCTTGCAGCCCTCGGCCTGGCACCGCGgcggctgctggtggtggtggtgcgcggCGCCGAGCCCCAGGCCAAGCACGCCCATGCCGAGTCCCATGCCCATGCCCACGCCGTCAACGAGCCGGGCGGACCGCGTCAGCAGCCGGTCCACGGCGAGCACGTCGGCGGGGGAGAAGTAGGTGCGCCGCCCGAGGTTCAGCCCgatcgtcccgccgccgccgtccacgagggccccgccgccgccgtcctcccgcTTCAGgaacgccgccgcccctcccgcacCACCGAAAGGATGGTACATCTCCGCCGCTGTCGGCACGCCCAGGAGCGACGTCGtcagcagcggcagctgcagcgacggcggcgccagcggcaggCTCGCGGGCGGGAGGAGGCCCGGCTCTTGGAACGGGAAGCcgcccgcagcggcggcggcagaaagATCGAAGCTGTCGTAGAGGTTGCTGTGGTGCTGGAGCAGCGGCCTCTCAACGCTGGGCATGGCCATGGCTCCGGCGTCGAAGCCGACGACGTAGGGCTGCTGCGCCTGCATGGCCCCGAAGCAGAAGTCGACGTCGTTGGCTGGCGCGGCCATGGCGTTGGTGTTCATCATCCTGCTGCTCATCATGGCTGGGTGcgcaggggcaggggcaggggcggTGGAGCACAGGAAATGGAAGCAGTGGGGGTCGACTCTCTGGGTGGTTAAAAAGGCTCGATCTACGGCAGTGCAGAGAGAGGAGACATTACTGCATGTGTTGgatagggagagagagagagagagagaagtcaCCAGCAAGTGAGTAACACCTAGAGGTTAGAGGTCTCTCTCTAGCCAAATcccttttggtgaaacacacaCCCTCTCTCAAGCCGTTTTGGTGAAAAACTCTCTGCGAGCGTACAGTGTTCGTGTTGGTACGTGTTACGTGGCCACATGCATGGTAACATCTTGAAGCTCGCGCACGTACGTACGGCCACGTTTGGCGCAGGATCGGGTGGTGGGCCGGGTATAATGCATGGGCTTTTGTCATGTTACCCACCAGCTCGATCAGATCAGAAAGGCGATGGCGACTCCGGTCGGGGCGGGGTGCGGTGGGGGCGTGCCATGGCTTTTCTGCTTCTTCCGACCGGCGCACAACCGAAACACATGAAGCTAGGCGAGCAGTCGTGCTGTGCAgagatcatgcatgcatgccatcACTGCCGGGCCCTTCAGTTCAGGAGTCACGCGGCCGGCCAATATGATGATTGGCGCGCGCGCTAACAATGTTCCTCGTGCAAAATTTTACTgccccatgcatgcatgcacatatggGGGCTGTTTGGTTTCAGCCTAACAGGCAGCTACAAGGTAGCAATCTGAAACTCAGGCCAACAAGGTCCAGATTTAATTGCGGATTCGTCAAATCCGATTTAAAGTCATAGACATATTGGTGCATTTTTTTCGTAAAATTGATCAAAGTTAGAGAAGCTTGATTTGAAACGAAACTAAAACGGCCTGCATTTCTATAGTGGGAAAGGAGTAGCTGATATTGTAGCTAGTTTATTTGCTCTGGAGTCTGGATGATTCAGCTCGATTTGATCTTATAAGTAGCTGCTGCTAGTAGTAAGGAAAATGTGTTCTGCTGGCCACGTATATGACGCGCCCTGTGTTTCCTTGCTTTGCACTACTGAAGCACAGGATTAGCATAGTCGTGCCCATAATGTCCATAACTACGCACTTAATATGCTGCCGCGGCAAAACATGTACTCTACCACACATAATTGCTGTAATTAATCTAACGACATCCAACATCATAACTAGGTAGTTATTGTCCATAGCTGCCGTCGCCACAGAACAAAATGAGACACACTAGGGAGTTACTGTCCCTGTTAATGAGAAATATAATGACAATGTTTGCTCTGTTAATGTGCATACTACACTCACTAAGAGCAGTTCTAACCCTCCACTTCAACAGGTGTCCATATAATTAATTAGGGTGCCACATAAGCAAAAGTCTGATGTGGCAATGGAATTAATGAGGAGAGcggagaaaataggaggaaaccgttgtcggtgttttataccggcaacccacctagggagtAACCAAGGTGGTGTTTTGtacggtgggtgtcgtcgagaatcaaggagtcgatgatgacgcaaggaacatgatttagacaagttcgggctgctagatcgcgtaataccctacgtcctgtgtggattgtattgatgagTTGTGTTGTGTTCTGCTTAGAtgagctgccgatctaggtactcttgccctcctttatatactctagggggcaggagaactagtcggattacaaggaggagtcatAGCAGGAGTACTcagtatgagtcctagtcggattataggggaatcttAGTAGGAGTAcgatttcttccttccttgcgggtactggggatctatccccgtcaagccctcgagcgcttcatagtcgaatacaacagtcttcgagtagtcttaaGATATTCggcgagtagtcttggtgctttTCGAGTACTTCGTCtgcatcttcaaagtttctcaaggctgccatgaggctatgatgtgctcaaagcctttgatcatcttgatattgtagtcttcatatatggagggcggtgaaagtcgcactccatatggagtagcccccgagccttaggttgaatccaagaatcaagctgagggtcaaaatcttgaatcttcttctttcagcttGAAAGAAATCTTAGGTGTAGCTTATttgcccccgagccttgaattgattgagtaatcaactcaaggatctcGAATCTTCACTCAGATCATCATCTGAGTAGTCTCACAGCgaccagcccccgagcttatgcgctaggtgagccgtaggagcctcGTCGAGTAGTATTAGCACttagccctcgagcttgagtagttatttgcacttagcccccgagcttggaagctagctgagctattggagatattccgagtagtgattggcgcttagcccccgagcctgggaacTAGTCTGTGCCTTCGAAGGTACGCTTAGTGTCGTCGCTGAAGCTCGAtctaaaagaaaagatgcatacattatgtagcatttttgtaggatattgaaactgctgaaatttgttcagtgatcaatatgaaagttgtgtgtcatgctcttatctcggtcatattcttcccaagtagttagcctgttacgcttaggctctcagtctctgggtagccgttgccactgcaTGTGTGAGATCTtcgtctcgtatacgcgtatgggcttaggcgtgacagatgtgCTTGaagctttcacgagttaaggcgtattctgctcgagaagattagtgaccttaagagaagacaaaagtgagtaGTCGTTGTTGCAATAAAAAGAAAGCGTgattgcgcgcaagagtttgctgccctccgacGAGTAGAGCGCATGTTGTGTGCAAGAGTTcgacgagtagagcgcgtgtggtgcgcaagagtttgctgcccccCAGCGAGTAGAGCGCGCGTTGTGCGCGAGAGGAAAGCAAGCTGGAAAATAGTTGGAAAagagacttagcttgattcgtggacgacaGTTGACAAAGCCGTGGCGGTCGTTGACGAAGCCAATTAGCcggagttgattccgactagttgtcgaggGTGCGAGACCCGcccttgactagttttctagtcgagataaGGAGTCAAAGTTGTTATCGACAAAGCCACGACAGTTGCTGGTGAAGCCAGCTAGTTGGAAtcaattccgactagttgtcgatggtGTGAAGTCTGCCccaactagttttctagtcgagacgagtagttgaagtagtcccTGGCGAGTCGCCAGTCGAAGTAGTTGTCGGCGAGCGTCGTGACGTAGTCGTAGTCATCGGCGAGCGTCGTGATGTAGTCGTAGTCATCGGCGAGCATCGCGACGTAGTCGGAGTAATCGTCGGCGAGCGTTGTGATGTAGTCGGAGTAGTCGTCTTCGACTAGTAACTAGTCGAGACGATTAGTCGAAGTTGTCGCCGGATAGTTGTATCCGAGTTGTCAACTGACTCTAGTCTGGATTGGACTTCGAGTAAGGATTGCTTGATGGACCGCggttgcattgcggagtccgaatGGAACACAACTTGGAGTTGTAGTCGGTCTGCACGGTGACTTGATTGCCAGCTCACGCGGACTAATTCTAGCCGTGGTCAAgtccgagttgtagtcgaactcggtgtttGAACAGATCGAAATTGTTGATTTTCTCGACgagttcttctgcttcttgtcgAACAGAGTTTTCGTCGAGATGCTTCTTCTCGTGGTTGTTGATGATGCAGCGTTGGAAGGATCCAGCACCGtcagcgatgcaaagccaggagccgaagacgaaggttgcgcccgcttcgaaaAGCGAATGCcgacttgatgatgactggtgcaTCAATCTCGCGCGGAGAAACTCGgagacttcccctacctggcacgccagctgtcggtgttttataccggcaacccacctagggagtacccaaggtggtgTTTTGTGCGGTTgatgtcgtcgagaatcaagagtcgatggtgatgcaaggaacatgatttagataggttcgggccatctagatcgtgtaatacactacgtcctatgtgtggattgtattgatgagTTGTGTTGCGTTCTGCTTAGATGAGCTGTCGATCTAGGTActcggtatgagtcctagtcggattataggggaatcctagtaggagtccaacttcttccttccttgcgggtactggggatctatccccatcAACCGTGTCTCATGCACGACCTGGTGTCCGCTCGGTATCTAACGGGTATCCAGATTAGGGATACCCTAAACCATCGGTAAACCTGGGCAAAGAAAGGATTAGGAAACAAAGCTAATTGGGCCGAACGAGAGACCGCTGCCATCACCGCCCGACTAGCTGACAGTGCCAGAGGTTGAAGCCCAAGAATCGAGAGGAACATGCCACTAGGCTGACCCAAGATGCCACGCAAGGGTCGAGGTGTAATGATGGGCCAGACTTATTATGCCCCTAAGACGGAGCTAGGCCTGCCCGATGTGATAGCCGCAGCCGAGCTCGTGTGGGCTGAGGCGAGGAAGCGTGGGCCGACCAATCGGGCGCACCGTTTTCCGTGCCCAAAGGGGTAGGACAACCGCCTAGGACAAACATCCCCAGTCAGGAATGGCGTTGTGGCATTATTCCAGATCGTACCCGGTCAAGCACGCTCGATTCACCATCATGACGGTACCAGGTGAAGTGACCGGggcagcccccccccccccccgatacGTGTAGGGCCAGGTTCGACAACCGATGCGGCCAGAAGAGCGGGTCCCGGATGAAGGTTTCAATGGAGATCAAGCAGAAGAAGCCTCGACTGAAGGACAGGCCCCACAACAACCACTCAGAGGAGAACGCCCGAGTGAATGGGGATCCCACGACGACCAACAGTATAATCCTCCCTATGAGCCGTGTATATAAGTACATGGGGGACGAGAGAGGGGATTCGACCCCAAGTAGAACACGCGCGTACCGTTTGTAACCTCCTAGTACAACCTTGAGCTCTTGAGCCCGGGAATAAAGAATTCGCATCACGAACTGGATGTAGGGTAAATTGCCTGAATCAGTATAAATCTCCTGTGTCTCACAAGCTAACCCATCCAAGGATTCACACGGCAAATCTTCACTAGTTGATGCTACTACACGGTATCCAACGCTGAGACACAACTTAGGTACTATAGTTTCTTAACCCGATGTCTTTCTGATATGGCAACGTAGAAACTGACCATAGACATTATGGGTTGGGACTAGCCTGAAATACTCTTTCACATCGTTATTCTAATTAATGTCCATAAAATAATTTCAAGCGCGTCGACCGACGACGGAGGAGACATGATATTGTTTCATACTCCTTGTAGAACACTTAAGAAACATCCCCaacgtgtttttttttcaaaccttTTGATTCAGCTATTTATAGATACAAAATCTCGTTATAGACGGTTAGTTGTATCTCATATTCAAGTGGGAGACTGGGAGTGTGGGGGCCGTGCTTCTGATCTGAATTTGGATGGACATGATTGGATCGGAATTGAATAAATACACTAGATTCGTTCTGCGCACAAATCCTACCAACAGTTGGCCGGAGCAAATAGACTTCTGCATTCATCATGGCAACCGAATTAACATCAGTAACAACCTTTCCTTAACCAGAACGGTGAGCAACACAAATTCATTCGGAAATGAGAAATTAAAGCATGGATATGCTTATTGCATCATCCTTCTAAATTTTTACCCCACACGCCCTCGTACGAACCTAATAATAACCTGTCGTTCGATGTGGTAATAACTAGCTGGTAAGCTTAGAGCCAGCCAGCCTGCTATAGGGTAAATTCAGAAGGTATTCATCATGTGTCCTTGTGCATCAAAGCAAATTAAAACATTGACATGAATAACGAGAGCATCGAGCGTATGCAAAAGACATGGGTAAACCTGTACTTAACTTGAGATGAAAACGGGCATGGCATGTGCTTGCACGTACACGTACGCTTGCACTGCACACCAAGGCCAGCTTGGTTGCAGGGAATGATCGTGCCCGTATAGGGCCGTACACATACGTGTGTACGTGCCGATAGCTTAATTACGACAACGATTGGGCCCCCCGGTACGGTATCCATGCGTAGCCTGCTAGATACTGTACCCTCGTAAGCCGTGCATTAATTTTTCTGTGCTATAGTATATACTACGTGTAGCGTACTAACATAGCATCACAAATGGAATGGCATTACTGTTCATGAGTTTTATCAGTAGATGTGGGCAAGTGTAGTCCAGGAGCGAGAGGGGTGAAACGACGATCGATTTGACGTCTTACAACAAGCCAAGGGGGTATTCAAGTGATCATGGAGGTACTTACTGCCTAGTAGGACAAACTTATGTAGTTTTAGTTGTAGTTTTTGTCCTATAAGTCGTTCTGGTTTTACTTAGTGCCTATTACATTGTTTTAGTTTGGTTCTAAGTTAAAATCTTTTaactttaaccaaatttatgtaaaaaaaaatacccGCATCTATAATACGAAATTATTTGTTATCTTTATCATAATATATCTTAATAGTGCATTTATTAAATAtttgtagatgttaatatacTTTCTGCTTCGTCAAAGTAAAAAAATTGACCGAACAAAATTTTCAATGGCGAATTTTTTCAAATTGAAACAACCcatatacttcctccattccaaattgtaggttgttttgccTTTACTAGATTCATAGATGTTGCTATACACTTacatatacactatatctagatacgtagcaaaatgTATGacaaacgacctacattttggaatagAGGAAGTATTTCTTAAGAGTGGAACGGACGGAGCACGAGATGCAATGGCTTGGGAAACAGCTAGCTGAATCACTAGGACCAGGCTCTAGCTACTAGTAGCTCGGTAGCTAGGTGTAGGAGGTGATTAAAGAGTCCATATTAATTCGTGCTTATATGGAAAAACTCGTGTGGGTAATGAATGAGATGTCTCCTAAATAAATTTACCTTGAATGAGAAGTACGAGATAAAGTTAGGCTTAGGTATCCATACCCTTTTCCCAAATCCACAACCACTTCAAATAGGAAGGGTATGGGTATAAAATTATATGCTCATTAGAAATGGGGAGGATACAATTAATCAATTGGATATattaattatccattggatatgagtAGAATTGGGGAGGGTAAGGAGCGTATAACAATTATTTGGATTTGGGTGTGAACAAGAGTTGGTTTGTCTGTACCCTCCCCAGTGGCACGTCTagataataattatttggatttggGTGTGAACAGGAGTGGGTTTTCCCGTACCCTCCCATATGGCACGTCTAGATAAAGTGGTGTGTAAGAACCAAAGAATATCTACATATAGAGGCCTCTAGTTAAGGGAGAACCATCAAACTTAActaataataaagaaaagacTAAATTCATCACAGTCTAATTGCATTTATGCCTTCAATTGTTATATCTAGTTCAACTATAAGGGTATATAAATGTCGCTTTGATGGTTTATCTATGAAAGTATCTCTTATTATCACGAATGCTTAAGTATCTATGGGGATATGATGGTAATTTTCTCGTTTTCTACTACAGAAAAGCTCTTAAACAAGACCTAATAACTGTGTTACCTCTCTTCACTCTCCTCCACATAAAACAATTGATGACATGCATTGTAACTTGGATGTAACTTTAGAGAGAAACAATGTACTACTTAATGTTGTGTTTGAAGAAACCTATCAATGTGCAAAACACCACTTATTTGTGACTGAAGGGTTTTTGACATTTAATCTAACCATTTAGGTAGTAAGTGTCTAACTATCTCAGCCTTCTTAGCCAGTGTGTATAGCCACGTTTGGATCCCACCAGCCAAAGTTTAGCTGCCCAGCTACACAGCTAAACTTTAATTGGGTGGTAGGTAAGAcactagctaaactttagctaagaTCTAAACAAGTTTTCAACTAAAAGTTTAGATGGGATCCAAAGGGTCTGTATCTTcgggcctgtttgggaagggcgtgttaaaatttaacagggtgttaaactttaacaccctcaaatgaggtgttaaactttagtatcttgaggtgtttggatgatctgttaaaatttaacaccttaGGTTGTAATTAACAACTTTACCCCTCATTACTCCTCTCAATGGCAGTCAAATaccccttcttccttcttctccttcctcctccttccttcttcctcctttcctgCGCCTACCGCCTCCGGCCCCACCCCCTGCTCAGTCCACGCcgtgcccggcgccggcgccggcgctgccggccgcacCGTCAGCCCCTCCCCTACGCctgccgcctccggccccgccccgccgccggcgtcccctACCACGGCAccagcggccgcgcccgcccgagcccccaacgccaccaccgcgccgcccgccagTCCCCACACCACCGGAtcggcctcgcccgcgcccgcgcgagGCCGCCCGCGCGagcccgccgcctgccgcccagCGCGGCATCCCGGTGTAGGAGCGGCGcggaccggcggtggcgggcatAGCGGCGGCGCGCGATGGGCGGACTGGCGGTGGCGCGCGACGTGCGGATCGGGGAAGGAAGATGGGggcagcggaggagagagaagaggagagagaggggggcaaccagggaataagtggggagggggaccacttttaacacctttagcacattttaacaccccctccatgtgtttatgaaaagagaggtgttaaattttaacacttcaTCTTTAACACTTGTGTTTGGTAGCCAAGGTGTTAAAAATGTGTTAAAaggggggtgttaaactttaacacccccttcccaaacaggcccttcaTCTCCGCTATCAGTATTCCTCTTGCTCTCTGGCTTGCTAACACAAAACACTTGATTTTGTGTGAAGCAAAATAACTCCATCACATGGAACACACCAGCAAGCACATCATCCCTTAATTTAATGCatgttcttgattttttttcaaatgagAGAGACAGGCAACTTAATGATAGGTGACGATGCACTCATTACCGTGGGATCTTGCTTTATCAAGAGGCTACATCGTTGgcgccatgcatgcatatactactactactacacggcattgcattgcattaaCGTGGCATGGATCACGTAAGGATATGCAAATTAACTCCGGCGCTGTTGATGCAAATGGGAGTAATGGCGTGTACTGTTAGTACGTGCGGCAGCTGGTACCGGCAGAATTAACCAGGGTTTCAATGTCCCACGACGATACGTGCAAGAAGCAATCTCAACAGTGCAACGTTACTAACCCGCTAGTGCAGTAAAATTGCCAATAATagatactccttccgttccaaattatagatcgttttgacatttctgtttattatacatctagatatatattatgtctaaatttatagaaaaattataaacctagaaatgccaaaacaacctataatttgggacggagggagtagtaaataGATAACCTCTCCAATAGTGTCTaacta
Proteins encoded in this window:
- the LOC117841720 gene encoding squamosa promoter-binding-like protein 5; protein product: MMSSRMMNTNAMAAPANDVDFCFGAMQAQQPYVVGFDAGAMAMPSVERPLLQHHSNLYDSFDLSAAAAAGGFPFQEPGLLPPASLPLAPPSLQLPLLTTSLLGVPTAAEMYHPFGGAGGAAAFLKREDGGGGALVDGGGGTIGLNLGRRTYFSPADVLAVDRLLTRSARLVDGVGMGMGLGMGVLGLGLGAAHHHHQQPPRCQAEGCKADLSAAKHYHRRHKVCEFHAKAAAVAAAGKQQRFCQQCSRFHVLAEFDEAKRSCRKRLTEHNRRRRKPAGAQAGKYSSPPPKRADTTCITTSCNSDHHKSSTAAAKSTAISPNGSGVSCLDAMDNGQPSSAAAEPTSLSLAALPLHDDKDDDGGLDSMLMRQVQGRRDDDEEHRRFMTSLVMQQQAQNQLDGGGGNILSCSSASDDQQNGGCNGFFEVDFI